The following coding sequences lie in one Spinacia oleracea cultivar Varoflay chromosome 1, BTI_SOV_V1, whole genome shotgun sequence genomic window:
- the LOC130462604 gene encoding uncharacterized protein — translation MCKQLFFATGGYSIKKMYLCLLGQFPKVQWRRVVCNNFASPKSLFILWLAVHGRLSTKDRLMQWGIATDGVCSLCGVDPESVQHLFFQCSYARQVWQKFLQILNINRSSQAFDQELQFAMRMSKKCTAVSKLLLAGFAEAVYCLWIQRNQRVFAGHVQSAEQIVKEIVFKVACRCRDSDIALLLY, via the coding sequence ATGTGCAAGCAACTGTTTTTTGCTACTGGTGGTTACTCTATCAAGAAGATGTACCTATGTTTGTTGGGTCAGTTTCCTAAAGTTCAGTGGAGGAGAGTGGTTTGTAATAACTTTGCTAGCCCTAAAAGTCTTTTCATTTTGTGGCTTGCTGTTCATGGGAGGCTTTCTACCAAAGACAGACTCATGCAGTGGGGCATAGCTACTGATGGTGTTTGCAGTTTATGTGGTGTTGATCCAGAATCAGTGCAGCACTTGTTCTTTCAGTGTTCTTATGCTAGACAAGTCTGGCAGAAATTCCTACAGATTCTGAATATCAATAGGAGCAGCCAAGCTTTTGATCAGGAGCTCCAATTTGCTATGAGAATGAGTAAAAAATGTACTGCTGTGAGCAAACTTCTCCTTGCTGGTTTTGCTGAAGCAGTTTATTGCCTGTGGATTCAAAGGAATCAAAGAGTCTTTGCTGGTCATGTTCAATCAGCTGAGCAAATTGTTAAAGAAATTGTGTTTAAGGTTGCTTGCAGATGTAGAGATTCAGACATTGCTTTGTTGCTGTATTAG